A segment of the Vicingus serpentipes genome:
TTAATTGTGATATTTCTTCTTGGGATGTCTCGAACGTTAAAGGCTTTGCTTCAATGTTTCAAACTACTCCATTTAATCAAGATATTGGAGCTTGGAACACCAGTTCTGCTCAAAATATAGGGCTTATGTTTTGTGACTCGCCATTTAATCAAGATATTTCTGGATGGGATGTTTCTAGTGTAACACAGATGTATCAAATGTTCAATAGTAACTATGTCTTTAATCAAGACCTCAGCTCATGGGTAACATCAAGTTTAGAAAATGTATTTAA
Coding sequences within it:
- a CDS encoding BspA family leucine-rich repeat surface protein, yielding GDRQKILSVDQWGTIAWDYFYRAFKGCSNLVVNAIDNPDLSNVTTLREAFMKSNVNGGFENWNTSSIIYTVQMFAFSPNFNCDISSWDVSNVKGFASMFQTTPFNQDIGAWNTSSAQNIGLMFCDSPFNQDISGWDVSSVTQMYQMFNSNYVFNQDLSSWVTSSLENVF